The Flavobacteriales bacterium genome includes the window AAAAGCAGATCGTAGATTCAGTAAAAACTGCTGAACTCAATACATCTGGTGAGATTAGAGTGCATGTAGAAGGTAAATGCAAAGGAGAAGTTCTCGACAGAGCTTCCAATGTATTTGCCGCTTTAAAAATGCACAAAACCGAATTAAGAAACGGAGTACTCTTTTACTTATCTACAGTAGACCATAAATTTGCCATTTTAGGCGATGGAGGCATCAACAAGGTAGTGGCAGACAATTTTTGGGAAAGCACTAAGGAAAAGATGCAAGAGCATTTTAGAAGTGGAGATTTCGCTACAGGACTTAGCGAGGGTATTCTCTCTGCTGGTGAGCAATTGAAAGCACACTTCCCTTATCAATCAGACGACGTAAACGAATTAGATGACGAAATTTCTTTTGGCGATGCATAAAATAAAAATCATATTCGCTGCTTTAGCGATATTTATTAGCACTTCTACAAGTGCACAGAATTATCCTGAGCAATCAAATCCTCCAAGACTGGTTAATGACTACGCCAAAATATTAGGTGAAGCCCAAAAGAATCAATTGGAGCAAAAACTGGTTGCATACAACAACGCTACATCCACACAAATTGCGGTAGTAATTATTAATTCTCTCGAAGGGAATGATATCGGCATGTACGCCACAGAACTTGGTCAGAAATGGGGTATTGGTCAAAAAGGGAAAGATAACGGCCTAGTGATACTAATATCTAAGTCCGACCGCAAAATGTTTATCGCTACAGGTTATGGCATGGAAGGCGTTTTGCCAGATGCCCTAGCCAAACGAATCGTCGAAAACATAATGAAGCCTAATTTCCGAAATGGGGATTTCTTTGGTGGAATTGACCAAGCAACAACAGCGATAATTAAACTAGCAGAAGGTGAATTTACTGCCGAGAATATTCCAGGAAGACAGACACGTGGAAGAAAGAAAAC containing:
- a CDS encoding TPM domain-containing protein, whose translation is MSKDFFTEQEKKQIVDSVKTAELNTSGEIRVHVEGKCKGEVLDRASNVFAALKMHKTELRNGVLFYLSTVDHKFAILGDGGINKVVADNFWESTKEKMQEHFRSGDFATGLSEGILSAGEQLKAHFPYQSDDVNELDDEISFGDA
- a CDS encoding TPM domain-containing protein, encoding MTKFLLAMHKIKIIFAALAIFISTSTSAQNYPEQSNPPRLVNDYAKILGEAQKNQLEQKLVAYNNATSTQIAVVIINSLEGNDIGMYATELGQKWGIGQKGKDNGLVILISKSDRKMFIATGYGMEGVLPDALAKRIVENIMKPNFRNGDFFGGIDQATTAIIKLAEGEFTAENIPGRQTRGRKKTSFLPLILILLVMIGMPLMRYKSYKRSHMSNSNLTFLAFLALSSSSRHGG